A window from Streptomyces sp. NBC_00335 encodes these proteins:
- a CDS encoding GTP-binding protein yields MDSAISDATIPDAASPAGAVPLGAEPLRPRQALRSTADNGLKIVIVGGFGVGKTTMVRSVSEIRPLNTEETMTKAGEAVDDTQGIAGKSATTVAFDFGRITLDARNVLYLFGAPGQERFWFLWDRLFSGTLGAVVLVDTRRLADSWYAIDRLEHHGTPFVVACNDFGGPEHTPEQIRAALDLPDHIPLVFCDARSRESSKQVLISLVQHLQTAALSHARPSLQPSPLSQTPEPTP; encoded by the coding sequence TTGGACTCCGCAATCTCTGACGCGACGATCCCCGACGCCGCGTCGCCGGCCGGCGCAGTGCCCCTCGGGGCCGAACCGCTCCGGCCCCGCCAGGCACTGCGCAGCACGGCCGACAACGGGCTGAAGATCGTCATCGTGGGCGGTTTCGGCGTCGGCAAGACCACGATGGTCCGCTCGGTCAGCGAGATCCGCCCGCTGAACACCGAAGAGACCATGACCAAGGCCGGCGAGGCCGTGGACGACACCCAGGGGATCGCCGGGAAGAGCGCCACCACCGTGGCCTTCGACTTCGGGCGCATCACCCTCGACGCCCGCAACGTGCTCTACCTGTTCGGCGCCCCCGGCCAGGAGCGGTTCTGGTTCCTGTGGGACCGGCTCTTCTCCGGCACCCTCGGCGCCGTCGTCCTCGTCGACACCCGGCGCCTGGCGGACTCCTGGTACGCCATCGACCGGCTCGAACACCACGGCACGCCCTTCGTCGTGGCCTGCAACGACTTCGGCGGCCCCGAGCACACCCCGGAGCAGATCCGTGCCGCCCTCGACCTGCCGGACCACATCCCGCTGGTGTTCTGCGACGCCCGCTCCCGGGAGTCCAGCAAGCAGGTCCTGATCTCCCTCGTCCAGCACCTCCAGACGGCCGCGCTGTCGCACGCCCGGCCGAGCCTCCAGCCGAGCCCCCTGTCCCAGACCCCGGAGCCCACCCCGTGA
- a CDS encoding cytochrome P450 family protein, whose amino-acid sequence MTCPIDHSGPAAIVLDPFVADLDAESAALRAAGPLVQVVLPGDVAVYAVTHHAEARKLLTDPRIVKDIDVWGAWQRGEIPMDWPLIGLANPGRSMLTVDGEDHRRLRTLVAQALTVRRVEKLRAGIEALTTGMLDKLAGLPAGETVDLKAQFAYPLPMNVISDLMGVDAEEHPRLKALFEKFFSTQTLPEEVPQMMADLGALFSRIVESKRENPGDDLTSALIEASEDGDHLTTEEITNTLQLIVAAGHETTISLIVNAVVALETHPEQRALVLKGEVSWENVIEETLRWSSPTSHVLIRFATEDVEVGDRILPKGEGLIVSFGALGRDEAQFGETAGEFDATRTPNRHISFGHGPHVCPGAALSRLEALVALPALYARFPDLTLAVPPTELRNKPILTQNDLFDLPVRLA is encoded by the coding sequence ATGACGTGCCCGATCGACCACTCCGGCCCCGCGGCCATCGTCCTGGACCCCTTCGTCGCCGACCTCGACGCCGAGAGCGCCGCGCTGCGCGCCGCCGGACCGCTGGTCCAGGTGGTCCTCCCCGGTGACGTGGCCGTCTACGCGGTCACGCACCACGCCGAGGCCCGCAAGCTGCTCACCGACCCCCGGATCGTCAAGGACATCGACGTGTGGGGCGCCTGGCAGCGCGGCGAGATCCCGATGGACTGGCCGCTGATCGGCCTCGCCAACCCCGGCCGCTCGATGCTCACCGTCGACGGCGAGGACCACCGCCGGCTGCGCACCCTGGTCGCGCAGGCGCTGACCGTACGCCGGGTGGAGAAGCTGCGCGCCGGGATCGAGGCCCTGACCACCGGCATGCTGGACAAGCTGGCCGGGCTGCCGGCCGGCGAGACGGTGGACCTCAAGGCGCAGTTCGCGTACCCGCTGCCGATGAACGTCATCAGCGACCTGATGGGCGTCGACGCCGAGGAACACCCGCGGCTGAAGGCCCTGTTCGAGAAGTTCTTCTCCACGCAGACGCTGCCCGAGGAGGTGCCGCAGATGATGGCGGACCTCGGCGCGCTGTTCTCCCGCATCGTCGAGTCCAAGCGCGAGAACCCGGGCGACGACCTCACCAGCGCCCTCATCGAGGCCTCGGAGGACGGCGACCACCTCACCACCGAGGAGATCACCAACACCCTCCAGCTGATCGTCGCCGCCGGCCACGAGACCACCATCAGCCTGATCGTCAACGCGGTCGTCGCCCTGGAGACCCACCCGGAGCAGCGCGCCCTCGTCCTCAAGGGCGAGGTCTCCTGGGAGAACGTCATCGAGGAGACCCTGCGCTGGTCCAGCCCCACCTCGCACGTCCTGATCCGCTTCGCCACCGAGGACGTGGAGGTCGGTGACCGGATCCTGCCCAAGGGCGAGGGCCTGATCGTCTCCTTCGGCGCGCTCGGCCGCGACGAGGCCCAGTTCGGCGAGACGGCGGGCGAGTTCGACGCCACCCGCACCCCGAACCGGCACATCTCCTTCGGCCACGGCCCGCACGTCTGCCCCGGCGCGGCCCTCTCCCGCCTGGAGGCCCTGGTGGCCCTCCCGGCCCTCTACGCCCGCTTCCCGGACCTCACCCTGGCGGTCCCCCCGACCGAACTCCGCAACAAGCCGATCCTCACCCAGAACGACCTCTTCGACCTCCCGGTCCGCCTGGCCTGA
- a CDS encoding cytochrome P450, whose translation MTCPAAPEHQPVYLGGPRFQTDPGELYREMRRDHGAVAPVVLDGDVPAWLVLGYRELHQVTSDPVLFSRDSELWNQWDRIPADWPLLPMIGRRQPSILYTVGERHRERAAVISEALEAVDPFELKGHAERFADELIDELCGKGSCDIVGEYAMLLPLRVLARLYGFSDEQGPGLVRAMNDMINGREGALEGQQHLAESMFALLSAKLAEPGADVVSRMLANRSGFTVEEVAQDLMVMMAAGHQPTADWIGNSLRLMLTDDRFAASLAGGRHSVGEAMNEVLWEDTPTQNVAGRWTSRDTHLGGQRIAGGDLVLLGIGAANADPHVRTDAGELTGGNNAFFSFGHGEHRCPFPAQEVAEVIARTGIEVLLDRLPDVDLAVPAGDLARRPSPWLRGLTALPVTYTPTPALGATR comes from the coding sequence GTGACCTGCCCCGCCGCCCCCGAGCACCAGCCCGTCTACCTCGGCGGCCCCCGGTTCCAGACCGACCCCGGCGAGCTCTACCGGGAGATGCGCCGCGACCACGGCGCCGTCGCCCCGGTCGTCCTCGACGGAGACGTACCGGCCTGGCTGGTCCTCGGCTACCGCGAGCTGCACCAGGTCACCAGCGACCCCGTGCTCTTCTCCCGGGACTCCGAGCTGTGGAACCAGTGGGACCGGATCCCCGCCGACTGGCCGCTGCTCCCGATGATCGGCCGCCGCCAGCCGTCGATCCTCTACACCGTCGGCGAACGCCACCGCGAGCGGGCCGCCGTCATCTCCGAGGCCCTCGAAGCCGTCGACCCCTTCGAACTCAAGGGGCACGCCGAGCGGTTCGCCGACGAGCTGATCGACGAACTGTGCGGCAAGGGCTCCTGCGACATCGTCGGCGAGTACGCCATGCTGCTGCCGCTGCGCGTCCTCGCCCGCCTCTACGGATTCTCCGACGAGCAGGGCCCCGGACTCGTCCGCGCCATGAACGACATGATCAACGGGCGGGAGGGCGCCCTGGAGGGCCAGCAGCACCTCGCCGAGTCGATGTTCGCGCTGCTCTCCGCCAAACTCGCCGAGCCCGGCGCCGACGTGGTCTCCCGGATGCTCGCCAACCGCTCCGGCTTCACCGTCGAAGAGGTCGCCCAGGACCTCATGGTCATGATGGCCGCGGGCCACCAGCCCACCGCCGACTGGATCGGCAACTCCCTGCGCCTCATGCTCACCGACGACCGCTTCGCCGCCTCCCTCGCGGGCGGCCGGCACAGCGTCGGCGAGGCCATGAACGAGGTGCTGTGGGAGGACACCCCCACCCAGAACGTGGCCGGCCGCTGGACCTCCCGCGACACCCACCTGGGCGGACAGCGCATCGCCGGCGGCGACCTCGTCCTGCTCGGCATCGGCGCCGCCAACGCGGACCCGCACGTGCGCACCGACGCCGGGGAACTGACCGGCGGCAACAACGCCTTCTTCTCCTTCGGGCACGGTGAACACCGCTGCCCCTTCCCCGCCCAGGAGGTCGCCGAGGTCATCGCGCGCACCGGCATCGAGGTGCTCCTCGACCGGCTGCCCGACGTGGACCTCGCCGTGCCCGCCGGGGACCTGGCGCGCCGCCCCTCGCCCTGGCTGCGCGGCCTCACCGCCCTGCCCGTCACCTACACCCCGACCCCCGCCCTTGGAGCCACCCGATGA